A DNA window from Nycticebus coucang isolate mNycCou1 chromosome 1, mNycCou1.pri, whole genome shotgun sequence contains the following coding sequences:
- the GCNT4 gene encoding beta-1,3-galactosyl-O-glycosyl-glycoprotein beta-1,6-N-acetylglucosaminyltransferase 4, with translation MKIFKCCFKYPLQQKVFILFLTLWVFSLLKLLNVKRLLFPPRDIYLVEHSLSTSPFVRNRYTHVKDEVRYEVNCSGIYEQEPLEIGKSLEIRRRDIIDLEDDDVVAITSDCEIYQTVRRYAQKLVSREEKSFPIAYSLVVHKDAIMVERLIHAIYNQHNIYCIHYDRKSPDPFKVAMNNLAKCFSNIFIASKLEAVEYAHISRLQADLNCLSDLLKSSVQWKYVINLCGQDFPLKSNFELVSELKKLNGANMLETVKPPNSKMERFTYHHELRQVPYEYVKLPIRTNISKEAPPHNIEIFVGSAYFVLSQAFVKYIFNNSLIKDFFAWSEDTYSPDEHFWATLIRIPGIPGEISRSAKDVSDLQSKTRLVKWNYYEGFLYPSCTGSHLRSVCIYGAAELRWLLRDGHWFANKFDSKVDPILIKCLVEKLEKQQREWITLSSEKLFMDRNLTITSL, from the coding sequence ATGAAGATATTCAAATGCTGTTTTAAATATCCCCTGCAGCAGAAagttttcatcttgtttttaaCCCTATGGGTGTTCTCCTTGTTGAAGCTTCTAAACGTGAAAAGACTCCTCTTCCCTCCAAGAGACATTTACCTGGTTGAGCACTCCTTAAGTACCTCGCCTTTTGTAAGAAACAGGTACACTCATGTTAAGGATGAAGTCAGGTATGAAGTTAACTGTTCTGGTATCTATGAACAGGAGCCTTTGGAGATTGGCAAGAGTCTGGAAATAAGAAGAAGAGACATCATTGACTTGGAGGATGATGATGTTGTGGCAATAACCAGTGATTGTGAGATTTATCAGACTGTAAGAAGGTACGCTCAAAAGCTTGTTTCAAGGGAGGAGAAAAGCTTCCCAATAGCCTATTCTTTGGTTGTCCACAAAGATGCAATTATGGTTGAAAGGCTGATCCATGCTATATACAACCAGCACAATATTTACTGCATCCATTATGACCGTAAGTCACCTGACCCCTTCAAAGTTGCCATGAACAATTTAGCTAAGTGCTTCTCCAATATTTTCATTGCTTCCAAATTAGAGGCTGTGGAATACGCCCACATTTCCAGACTCCAAGCTGATTTAAATTGTTTGTCAGACCTTCTTAAGTCTTCAGTTCAGTGGAAATATGTTATCAATCTGTGTGGGCAAGATTTCCCCCTAAAGTCAAATTTTGAATTAGTGTCAGAGTTGAAGAAACTCAATGGAGCAAATATGTTAGAGACTGTGAAACCCCCTAACAGTAAAATGGAAAGATTTACTTATCACCACGAACTCCGACAGGTGCCTTATGAGTACGTGAAGCTCCCCATCAGGACAAACATCTCCAAGGAGGCACCCCCTCATAACATCGAGATATTTGTTGGCAgtgcttattttgttttaagtcaagcatttgttaaatatattttcaacaaCTCGCTCATCAAAGACTTTTTTGCCTGGTCAGAGGATACATACTCTCCTGATGAACACTTTTGGGCTACCTTAATTCGAATCCCAGGAATACCTGGGGAGATCTCCAGATCAGCCAAGGATGTGTCAGATCTACAGAGTAAGACCCGCCTTGTCAAATGGAATTACTATGAAGGCTTTTTGTATCCCAGTTGTACAGGCTCTCACCTCCGAAGTGTGTGTATTTATGGAGCCGCAGAATTAAGGTGGCTTCTAAGAGATGGACATTGGTTTGCTAATAAATTTGATTCTAAGGTGGACCCTATCTTGATTAAATGCTTGGTGGAAAAGCTTGAAAAACAACAGAGAGAGTGGATTACTTTGTCTTCAGAAAAGTTATTTATGGACAGAAATCTCACAATCACATCATTATAG